One Oncorhynchus kisutch isolate 150728-3 linkage group LG30, Okis_V2, whole genome shotgun sequence genomic window, ACGCTGTTTAAATGGCCAAAATCTTGATTTAGACTTTCACAAATTTCACACATTTTGACAATCACTTATGTCATGATATTTTGGCTAGATGTTCCTAAAAACTAGACATATAAAGCAGGGTTCATCAACTAGTGGaccgatttttttattttttttattgagagGATGGTCAGGGGGGGAACTTAATTATGAATAATTTGTAGACtccaagaagcccaaacagatacaaCATTTGACTAAGCATAATCATTTCAAATCTTTCAGACATTTTGTGTatcatcacatactgtatatctctctattatATGTGGGAATACTTtaggacagatttccaaaattgaaatcatttggagctgatttgctggtgtttttacagtcttatgtccaacaatccaaataataataataaaacaatttGTTTTTCTCAGAAAACtttgggggccaaataaaatcactcGCAGGGCAATTTTTGTTTAcaaattatttcaattaaaaaatgttttctgagcaaaataataataattttatatAGATATCTGCCAGTTAGTTGGGGAAGGCTTGTTAATTCACATGTCATGAATTCACTATGATATCATCAtattcagcctggtctcatagattaGATGTAAcgtagtaaatgtaaatccgggacactgaaATTAGTACGATATGTTATGGTTACTTTGGtggactcccgagtggcacagcggtctaaggcactgcacctcagtgttagaggcatcactacagaccctggttcgattccaggctgtatcacatcagcatgtgattgggagtcccatagggcagcgcacaattggcccagcatcgtccgggttagggtttcagggtaggttgtcattgtaaataagaatttgttcttaactgactttcctagttaaataaataaaaacataatgataagacagatggttacttaatgCAAAGTAGTTTGGTTGATCGGGGTTGGTGGGTGGACATATAATggatggacaactttagcattgtGGCTAATTAGAAACtttaactacttactactttttttcTACTTTGCAGCTACTTAGCTACTTTGAAAcgacttagcatgttagctaacccttcccctaaccttaacccttttagctaaccctaccCCTATCTGCAacccctttaacctaactcctaagcttaaccttaaccctaacccctagtctagctaacgttagccagctagataGAATTCATAAGATATCatatgttttgcaaattcataacatattgtacatttttcaAATTTATAACattgtacgttttgcaaattcgtaacatactgtgtaatacgaattgtaattcgtaacatctCATACTATATCATATCTTATGAATTCTTTattgggggggcaggtagcctagttgtcatagcgttggacttgtaaccgaaaggttgcaaaatcaaatccccgagctgacaagctaaaaatatgtcgttctgcccctgaacaaggcagttaacccactgttcctgggccgttattgaaaataacctagttaaataaaggtaaaataaaaaatacataatgggtgatggacatccacaaattaatacataaatcgctctgagaccaggttgtcatATTTGTATTTGATAGATTATACTTTTATTATGTACTAGATCATATGGtttgaaaagtttttttttttcctcAGACATAAATAAACAATTCCAGGTGAAAGCCAAAGTTCATAGCTTTCAGGGGGGAACACTACGATATTATTCAAAATATTCCCTTCTTTCTAGAATGATGAACACAGCTATAGCAAAACAGTGCAAAACGTCTGTCAGCTCAATAGTCTATTTTATTGTATTGCAATTAAGTGACTAATAAATACTGAGCAAAAGTCACAGCTTAGTACTCCTGTAAATGCAATTCAATGTCAACAGTGGCAAGCTTGTGAGAACAGATAGAAACCTGCATGGGAGCCTATTCTACTCCTTGCTATTGGAATATATTAGAGGAATAGTTCATGCAATGAAATGTTGGAGGGCAGGATGTTTGTTTAATTGTTTTACAATCACTCTCCCATATGAGTGAACGCCTGAAGTGCATTCAAATTTACCAAACATCTTATAAATGTGTAGTTTGATTTTCTATATGTTAAACATATGTGTGCCCTTGTTTCCAGTGTGGGTCCAAAGCCGAGGCTTTAAAACTCTAAGGAAACACAAGCGACTGCAGGCAGGCTTTGAGCGTCCCATGGAACCAGATGGCTTTACCCCATCTTTTATGAAGGTGAGACCACGGTTTGTCTGTACTCTGTCACTCTATGGAAAGAGTacttgggtcatgttcattatgtCACACCATACCAAAATGTGTTAAAATGTTttacaacagaaaacaaaaacaagcatttcCTCATTAGACAAGGAAGGATCGTATCTTCCATGCATTGTAAACATCTATGACTCTGTTGTCTCATGGAGGGCCTCCTGACGCGTGATAAGGGGATGGAGGTGGAAACCTTGGACAAGCTCCTGAAGAGCAAGAACATTCCAGATGGGCAGCAAGATTCTTTTAAGACTGGGTTTGCCGAGGGATTTCTAAAATCCCAAGCGCTGACACAACGCAAACAAGGcaagtgtatacacacacacaacgctacAGAACACCACACTTCACAATAAGACCAGGGCCATGCACACTGAGACACAACATGGCTAAACATTTTGAGATGGAATACCAAAACGCAGTTCTCAGTGGACAAGCTCAGGTAGTATCTCCTTCGTTTCACAACATTGTCTCTtgtttctttccttctaaatATGAACTAGGTCTGCGTTGCCTCCCATAATGTTGGCTGTTAGCTGATTCAGAAAATGAAAGTCTACTCTCCTTGCAGTGAGCATTAAATTACCAACGTTTCAGCCCGCAGGCCTCGAAGGCCTGTATTGATAATTAAATGCTCACTGCAGCAAGAGATAAGTGTTGTCGACTTACATTTTTCTTGAAAGCGGATTGAAACACAgattctctccccttctctgcagattctctgaGGAGGATGAGGTTTATACTGCTGGTCCTGCTGCTGGTGGGACTCTACGGCCTCTCCAAGACCCCCTTCCTATCGGGTAAAGGCTCCTTTTTCATTTTATCCATATGCATCTCTCTAATCAAGCTCAAAGACCTTCATTCTGGCATGCAGCTTGGTGTGTACtttttaaaggaaaactccacccaaaaactatTGGTATACAGAAATAACCccatatgatgcaaaatgcatcaaatgatgcaaaatgcatcatataGGGATGATTTATTTtaaaagttacatatcttgaaacTTGATTGCAGACGGGCAAAATATTTTGGgcctatgtcaacaatggacgaATGAAACAAATACGAAAAGTTTTGGGGTGGAATTTTACTTTAAAGCCACAATCTGGAGTTTGCGTTTTTGCCCAACTGCACTCCTCACTGcagagggatgggcctggagaagtGTAACCACTGTCAACTTCATATGCAGTCCATGGGAGTGACATGATGGTTTATGAAGCTGTATATTGTCTGTTTAAAGTTCCATTCTTCATAAATAAATGGCCAGCCTATATAATGTATTTAAATGGCAATTGAACAGCCTCCCAGATTGAGCCTTGACTTTTTGCTGATGCATTCAAATTTGCTGAGCATTCTTTTTGTGTGTCAATTCTGATGATGAGTAATCGAGAACTTGATGTTGTGATATTGATGCTAATTGTTTCCATCAATTTACTTTACTGAATTATTTTTAAAAAACTGTGATTTGTTGGCAAAAAAAACTAACTAACCATAGCTAAGAATGTGTTTGCATCCGAGCAGTGTGATTTCGAACCTTAATCTAACCATTCCGGACAGTGCGATTCCGAACCACATCAGGCCTGGACTCGGTGGACCCTGTCCAGATGAAGAACGTGACATTTGAGCATGTCAAGGGGGTGGAGGAGGCCAAGAACGAGCTGCAGGAGGTGGTAGAGTTCCTCCGGAGCCCAGAGAAGTTCACCGTCCTCGGAGGGAGACTGCCGAAAGGTGCAACAGACCACTGAGCTGTTTTATAATAAGaatatattccatttagcagactcttttatccaaagcaacttagttAGTCATCCTTGCATACATTATGTATGCAAGGATATGTTATGTTCTTTAGTTGATCCGGATTGTGTTCTTTAGGCACCAAACAAGAAAAACATTTACAGAAAGGACTACCTGGATTTGTTCAATAAGAAACGCTCACAtttgttttccgttgcaaaacattttgaaaaaaaatTGTTCTGTGTCCTAATGAACAAGACCCAGGTTTAGACTGACTGAACAATGCTGAATTCAAGAAGTTGCTTAGGCAGGCAGCCAGGCACACTATCTTCCTCTGATGGAAGATGAAAATGAAGAGGTagggtttttctacattgtagaataatagtgaagacatcaaaactatgaaataacacatatggaatcatgtagtaacctggACCAAAAAGCATGTTTAATGGAGAATCCCCATTGAAAGCATTGAAAGTGCTGAGGTATATACAGAGTTAGAttttctatatatttatatatgactGATTCACAGGGCACGGATGACATACTACAGTATAGGACACTCACCTCCTCTTTTGTTTTAGGTAAATCTGAACCAGCCAATGAGCGAACAAAGGCCAGCCAGTAGCAAACACCACAGTGATAGGGGACAGGTGAAAAGGACTCTGGAAAACCAAATAGACAACTTATCATTTCTCTCATCCGTGTTGACATTACATTAAAGAGTAGCCAACAGAACGCAATGCACTTCTCTTGTTTATCATTACACATTTTCAACCCCTCCTCTTAAATGTGTACATGTTTCAAGACATTAGATTAAAATCAACTATTTTAACTATTATTAATAATAGTTAGACAGAAGCACATACATTTCTAGCTAGGGATGAGGCGTCATCTTGTCTAGCCTGAGAAAGTGATCTTGTCTGAGAATGAGCACCCATAATTTAgaccatcaaaactatgaaataacacatatggaatcatgtagtaaccacaacattgttaaacaaataaaaatatatttcatatttgagattcttcaaagtagccaccctttgccttgatgactactttgcacactctttgcattctcaaCCAGTTTAAccaggtagtcacctgaaataaatttcaattaacacgtgtgccttgttaaaagttaatttatggaATGTCCTTCAGTGAGTCcccgtttgagccaatcagtttagttttgacaaggtaggggtggtatacagaagatagccctatttggtaaaagaccaagtccatattgtggcaagaacagctcaaataagcaaagagaaacgacagtccatcattagtttaagacatgaagttcagtttaattttctttaagtgcagtcgcaaaaaccataaagagctatgatgaaactggctctcatgaggaccgccacaggaaaggaagacccagatttacctctgctgcagaggataagttcgttagagttaccagcccaaataaatgcttcacagagttcaagtaacagacacatttaatcaactgttcagaggagactgcgtgaatcaggccctcatggttgaattgctgcaaagaaaccactactaaaggacaccaataagaagaagagacttgcttgggccaagaaacatgagcaatggatgtTAGATGGTGGAATTTTGGTCCTTTGGTctcagtccaaatttgagatttttggttccaaccgctgtgtctttgtgagatgcagagtaggtgaacggatgatctctacatatgtggttcccaccgtgaagcatggaggaggaggtgtgatggtgtgtgggtgctttgctggtgacacttgatgatttatttagaattcaagtcacacttaaccactTTCCTACCACACTTTCCTACCACAACATTCtccagcgatacgccatcccatctggattgtgcttagtgggactataatttgtttttcaacaggacaatgacccaccaCACTTTCCTACCACAACATTCtccagcgatacgccatcccatctggattgtgcttagtgggactataatttgtttttcaacaggacaatgacccaccacacctccaggctgtgtaagggctatttgaccaagaaggagagtgatggagtgctgcatcagatgacctgaccgcCATTCTcccaacctcaaaccaattgggatgagttggactgcagagtgaaggaaaagcagccaacaagtgctgagcatatgtgggaactccttcaagatagttggaaaagcattccaggtgaagctggttgagagaatgccaagagtgtgcaaagctgtcatcaaggcactggtggctactttgaagaatctaaaatatattttgatctttttggttaccacatgatggcatatgtgttatttcatatctctgatgtcttcactattattctacaatgtagaaaatagtaaaaataaagaacaacccttgaataagtagttgtgtccaaacttttgactggtactgtacatacatacatacgtgcgtgcgtacatacatacatacatacagtggggagaacaagtatttgatacactgacgattttgcaggttttcctacttacaatgcATGTATAgctctgtaattttttatcataggtacacttcaactgtgagaggcggaatctaaaacaaaaatccagaaaatcacattgtatgatttttaagtaattaattagcattttattgcataacataagtatttgatcacctaccaaccagtaagaattctggctctcacagacctgttagtttttctttaagaagccttcctgttctccactcattacctgtattaactgcacctgtttgaactcgttacctgtataaaagacacctgtcaacacactcaatcaaacagactccaacctctccacaatggccaagaccagagagctgtgtaaggacatcagggatacaattgtagacctgcacaaggctgggatgggctacaggacaataggcaagcagcttggcgagaaggcaacaactgttggtgcaattattagaaaatggaagaagttcaagatgacggtcaatcaccctcggtctggggctccatgcaagatctcacctcgaggggcatcaatgatcatgaggaaggtgagggatcagcccagaactacacagcaggacctggtcaatgacctgaaaagagctgggaccacagtctcaaagaaaaccattagtaacacactacaccgtcatggattaaaatcatgcagcgcacgcaaggtccccctgctcaagccagcgcatgtccaggcccgtctgaagtttgccaatgaccatctgaatgatccagagaaggaatgggagaaggtcatgtggtctgatgagacaaaaatagagctttttggtctaaactccactcgccatgtttggaggaagaagaaggatgagtacaatcccaagaacaccatcccaaccatgaagcatggaggttgaaacatcattctttggggatgcttttctgcaaaggggacaggacgactgtaccgtattgaggggaggatggatggggccatgtttcgcgagatcttggccaacaacctccttccctcagtaagagcattgaagatgggtcgtggctgggtcttccagcacgacccgaaacacacagccagggcaactataaggagtggctccgtaagaagcatctcaaggtcctggagtggcctagccagtctccagacctgaacccaatagaaaatctttggagggagctgaaagtccgtattgcccagcgacagcctcgAAACCTGAAGGGtatggagaaggtctgtatggaggagtggtccaaaatccctgctgcagtgtgtgcaaacctggtcaagaacttcaggaaacgtatgatctctgtaattgcaaacaaaggtttctgtaccaaatattaagttctgcttctctgatgtatcaaatacttatgtcatgcaataaaatgcaaattaattacttagaaatcatacaatgtgatttttctgtatttttctTTTAGATTCTGCCTCTCACAGTTGATGtgcacctatgataaaaattacagacctcaacctgcaaaatcgtcagtgtaccAAATatatgttctccccactgtacgtacatacatacacacacacacacactctcatcatatgctgctgctactctgttatttaTTCTTACTCTTATCTATTCTGATGGCTAGTCACTATCTCACAGCTAGTTACATATCTTATTGTTTACTTCCACATTGGATTTCAGTCTTTTATACAGGAATACAATATGAATAATTTATAGTTGTTTATAGCTTGTGCACTCTCTCTGTAGGGATCTTGCTGGTTGGCCCCCCTGGCACTGGGAAGACTCTGTTGGCCAGAGCCGTAGCTGGAGAGGCCGACGTCCCCTTCTATTACGCCACCGGTTCGGAATTTGATGAGATGTTTGTGGGGGTTGGAGCCAGTCGCATCAGGAACCTCTTCAGTGAGTCCCATCTCATCTTCAAGTCTCACCCTATTCCTGGCTTCCAACCCTGAACCTAATAATGTACTTTTCCcagtttaatttttatttttttacccaaaCCTGGTTGCGAAAATGTTTACAAGCTAGATGATATTGTGTCATAATTGATCAACCATACGTTTGAGACCCTGCCCTAGACAACCCAATCTCTCTATACATACATTACTTGTCTGCAGGGGAAGCTAAAGCCAACGCCCCATGCGTGATCTTCATTGACGAGTTGGACAGCGTCGGAGGGAAGAGAATCGAGTCTCCCATGCACCCTTACTCCAGACAGACCATCAACCAGCTACTGGCTGAGATGGACGGGTATGTTTTCAATGTGTTCTTCTGGGTTGTGTTCAATGacagtatacactaccattcaaagtttggggtcacttagaaatgtccttgtttttgaaagaaaagcaaaacatttttgtccattaaaataacttcaaatttatcagaaatacagtgtagacatgttaatgttgtaaatgactattgtagctggaaacggcagatttaaaaaaaaaatatctacatatgcgtaaagaggcccattatcagcaaccatcactcttgtgttccaatggcacgttgtgttagctaatccaagtttatcatttcaaaaggctaattgatcattaaaacccttttgcaattattttggcacagctgaaaactgttgtcctgattaaagaagcaataacacTCGCCTTCGTTACACTAGttcagtatctggagcatcactatttgtgggttcgattacaggctaaaaatcgccagaaacaaagacctttcttctgtaACTCGTAAGTCTATTCTTGTTAtgcgaaatgaaggctattccatgcgagaaattgcaaagaaactgaagatctcgtacaacgctgtgtactactccctttacagaacagcgcaacctggccctaaccagaatagaaagaggggtgggaggcaccggtgcacaactgagcaagaggacaagtacattagactgtctagttggagaaacagacgcctcacacgtCCTcacctggcagcttcattaactaGTACCCAcaaattccataaaaaatctgctgtttccagctacaatagtcaatgtctacactgtatttctgatcaatttgatgttattttaatggacaaaaaaatagcttttctttcaaaaacaaggaaattaataagtgaccccaaaatgtggtgtgtgtgtgtgtgtgtgtatatctttaAAACGGAGTGAAATAGAGATCttctacctgaatttgtccaataagaacacaGATTCTTTGTTGCAAAATGTATTGCACTGTTGTGCCATACTGAACACTAACGTGGTGTAGCACCGCTGTTACTTTCTGTGGGGAGAAACTGACTTCCCTTAACCTTGTCAAGTTTGTCGCCCGCAGGTTCAAACCAAATGAAGGGGTCATCATCATCGGGGCGACAAACTTCCCTGAGGCTTTGGATAAGTATGTTAAGCTTAGTTAATTTCATAATGTTACACAATCACAGGGCCTGTGTTGTATTAGTTTACATAAGTACAGAATGGCTTGCCATGTTAAAACAAACCTAGGCTCTCCCTCCTAACTGTCGCCCCCTCTCTAGCGCTCTGATTAGGCCGGGACGTTTTGACATGCAGGTCACTGTCTCCAAACCAGACGTGAAAGGACGCACAGAAATCCTCAACTGGTATTTAAGGAAGATCAAAGTAGACCCTGGTACATGAGAACatccatttgtatttttttaatttatttattgaacctttatttaagtaggcaaatcagttaagaacagattcttatttacaatgacggcctacaccggacggcgctgggccaattgtgcgccgccctattggactcccaatcacgaccagacatgatacagcctggaatcaaaccaggaacTGTAGTAACGccccttgcactgagatgcagtgccatagaccgctgcaccacttgggagcaaatatatatatatgtgtgtgtgtgtgtgtgtgtgtgtgtgtgtatatatatgtatgtatatgtatatgtatatgtgtatatatatatatatatatatatgtatatgtatatgtatgtatatatatatatatatatatatatatatatgtatgtgtatatatgtatatatgtgtatatata contains:
- the LOC109875020 gene encoding ATP-dependent zinc metalloprotease YME1L1 isoform X3 — encoded protein: MFSLSTTVQPQVTVPLSHLINALHSLKSSVGSSSSATAKPLQKQHASEQDLHSNEPTWSLRDLGLSDLGMRQLDEIVSGVLPRLSQQGVPSSSSPSQKAWRTSHLSSQSFFHNKHGFFGGKIGIDSPVFCRQIPSPLQSIFTELHYWPVWVQSRGFKTLRKHKRLQAGFERPMEPDGFTPSFMKGLLTRDKGMEVETLDKLLKSKNIPDGQQDSFKTGFAEGFLKSQALTQRKQDSLRRMRFILLVLLLVGLYGLSKTPFLSVRFRTTSGLDSVDPVQMKNVTFEHVKGVEEAKNELQEVVEFLRSPEKFTVLGGRLPKGILLVGPPGTGKTLLARAVAGEADVPFYYATGSEFDEMFVGVGASRIRNLFREAKANAPCVIFIDELDSVGGKRIESPMHPYSRQTINQLLAEMDGFKPNEGVIIIGATNFPEALDNALIRPGRFDMQVTVSKPDVKGRTEILNWYLRKIKVDPDIEAGIIARGTVGFSGADLENLVNQAALKAAVDGKNMVTLKELEFAKDKILMGPERRSVEIDKKNKEITAYHESGHAIVAYYTKDAMPINKATIMPRGPSLGHNRQIEVVGSVRCQASLLFPHCPS